The nucleotide window GTGCATAGGGAACAATAGGCTTATCCTCTACGATGAACCCCTTACGATTGATGACTTCAAGAGGGTGATCTCAGAGTTCAAGGCGCTTGGTGGTGATCTCTACTTGACGAACTACGATGACGTCTCAGATCTTGTGGAACTGGCCAAATATGCGGTTTCCATTGGAATAAATAACGTCTATGCCGTGGTTCTCCTCGAGGACGTCCACGAGGTTCCTAGGGAGAGGAGTTTCAAGCTGGTTGTCGAGGTAGCATATGAGGAACTCCGGAGGGCTTCAGACACCCTTGATGTAGCCGACGTGCTCCTCCTTATGGCTAGGTATCCTGAATATAGGGAGGTCAGGGAGAGAGGCCTTCCCTTCGCCGGAGAGGTTTGGATAGACATCCTGTATCCTGGCTCCTTGAGATTTCTCGACTTTAGCCCTATAGAGGTTCGGAGAACGGTTAATCCGACGGCGATAGCTTACAATCCTTGTCTGGCCGGAACCCTTGCCATAACTCCGGAGGGCTTTGCCCTGCCATGTCCTCTCCTCAGGAAGTTCCCCGTTGGCAGCGTTAGGGAGGAACCCCTGAGAAGGATAGCCAGGAAGCAGAGACTGAGGTCTTTCTGGAAGCTCACCAAGGACAATATACCTAATTGCAAAAGGTGCCCGCTCCGCTACACATGCCATGACTGCCGCGCCTTGGAGTATCAGGCCACGGGGGACCTCTTGGGTATTGAGTTCTGCGTTCTTTAGTTTTGTATATTTTGCATAATATTTCCCACGAGGTTCTCAGGTGTTCAGAAATCCTCTCAAATTCATGGCAAAAGCTTTATAATTCCTCACCAGAAACTACCAAGTAGTCAGGCTTACTTGGGGTGATGTATGATGAGCTCTTATTTCGTTAGGAGGGTAAAAAGCGGGATCCCTGGGTTTGATGAACTCATAGAGGGTGGCTTCCCCGAGGGCACAACGGTCCTTCTCACCGGTGGCACCGGGACGGGAAAGACGACATTTGCTGCCCAGTTCATCTACAAAGGAGCTGATGAGTACGGGGAGCCTGGTGTATTCGTCACGCTTGAGGAGAGAGCTAAAGATCTTAGGAGAGAGATGAGAGCGTTCGGATGGGACTTTGAGAGACTGGAAAAAGAAGGTAAGGTTGCGATAGTAGATGGTGTGAGCTCTACCGTAGGTCTGCCGAGCGAGGAGCGCTTCGTTCTTGAAGACCGGTTTAACATGGACAATTTCCTTAGGTATATCTACCGCGTTGTTAAGGCGATAAACGCGAAGAGGCTCGTGATAGATTCCATCCCATCGATAGCCTTCCGTCTTGAGGAAGAAAGGAAGATTAGGGAGGTCCTGCTTAAGCTCAACACGATACTTCTCGAGATGGGTGTTACCACGATCCTCACCACAGAGGCTCCCGACCCTGCCCATGGTAAGATAAGCCGTTATGGGATAGAGGAGTTCATCGCGAGGGGTGTCGTAATACTCGACCTTCAGGAGAGGAACATCGAGCTGAAGAGGTACCTTTTGATAAGGAAGATGCGTGAGACGAGGCACTCGATGAAGAAGTATCCATTCGAGATAGGTCCTACCGGGGTGGTAGTGTACCCGAGCGGCGAGATCTACTAATCGGGTGGGATGTTGCGGTGATGTTGGAGAACTCTGAACCTGATAAAATAGAGCGAACGGTAGAAAGAATTCCAACGGGCATAATAGATGATTTGATAAGTGGGGGAATCCCTCGGGGTAGTGTAGTCCTGTTGATAGGGGATCCTAAGGCCGGAAAGAGTACTTTTCTCGCCCAATTCACGTATAACCAGCTCCAGATTGGTATCCCCGTGATAGGTGTCCTTGTAGATCTTTCCAAGTACGAGTTCGTGAGCAACGCTTTGGACTTCGGGTGGGAGTTTATGCCCTACCTTGACGAGAGGCTCGTGCTACTTGACGCTTACACCCAGAGGCTTAGGAAGGCTCCCAAGTTCTCATTCGACGAGACGGTTGTTACCGACGTCAGTGACACCACTCAACTTCTCGACGCCATAAAGGACTCCACTCTAAAACTCCTTTCTAACACAAGGACCGAAAATATAGTGGGGTTCATATCGTCGATGACTCCCATATTCTTTGAGACATCGAAGAGGGAGATATACAAGTTCCTCGAGGAGTTGAGGGAGTTCGCACACAGGAACAGGCAGGTATGGGTTCTCGAAATGAATTCGGGAATAGAGGAGCCGCACGTTGAGATGATGGTTAAGGCGATAGTTGATGGTATCATCGAGCTCAGGCTGATGGAGGAAG belongs to Pyrococcus yayanosii CH1 and includes:
- a CDS encoding SPASM domain-containing protein, which codes for MIFVERVSAVGMDVTIRAGRITTVGKPPWAEVQHKGKLERLILQLGIGKGKFLEAKGIPRSIGCIGNNRLILYDEPLTIDDFKRVISEFKALGGDLYLTNYDDVSDLVELAKYAVSIGINNVYAVVLLEDVHEVPRERSFKLVVEVAYEELRRASDTLDVADVLLLMARYPEYREVRERGLPFAGEVWIDILYPGSLRFLDFSPIEVRRTVNPTAIAYNPCLAGTLAITPEGFALPCPLLRKFPVGSVREEPLRRIARKQRLRSFWKLTKDNIPNCKRCPLRYTCHDCRALEYQATGDLLGIEFCVL
- a CDS encoding RAD55 family ATPase, giving the protein MLENSEPDKIERTVERIPTGIIDDLISGGIPRGSVVLLIGDPKAGKSTFLAQFTYNQLQIGIPVIGVLVDLSKYEFVSNALDFGWEFMPYLDERLVLLDAYTQRLRKAPKFSFDETVVTDVSDTTQLLDAIKDSTLKLLSNTRTENIVGFISSMTPIFFETSKREIYKFLEELREFAHRNRQVWVLEMNSGIEEPHVEMMVKAIVDGIIELRLMEEGKSLRRYLRIYGMRRTAHKLEWIQYEITSSGIKLLL
- a CDS encoding ATPase domain-containing protein; translated protein: MMSSYFVRRVKSGIPGFDELIEGGFPEGTTVLLTGGTGTGKTTFAAQFIYKGADEYGEPGVFVTLEERAKDLRREMRAFGWDFERLEKEGKVAIVDGVSSTVGLPSEERFVLEDRFNMDNFLRYIYRVVKAINAKRLVIDSIPSIAFRLEEERKIREVLLKLNTILLEMGVTTILTTEAPDPAHGKISRYGIEEFIARGVVILDLQERNIELKRYLLIRKMRETRHSMKKYPFEIGPTGVVVYPSGEIY